The proteins below are encoded in one region of Verrucomicrobiia bacterium:
- a CDS encoding SPFH domain-containing protein has translation MEGLGISWPLAIFAGIVVIMLFFIVISRRYVKVGPNEVLVISGIKHRIKDDFGNKLTVGYRLVKGGGTFVIPVFERVDHLSLEIFTLDVSTPEVYTKLGVPVLVDGVAQIKVKGDDVSIRTASEQFLSKGKQEIMNIALQTLEGHLRAILGTMTVEEIYSNRDAFAQRVQEVAASDLANMGLTIISFTIRDIKDKQGYLEALGKPQIAQVKKNAVIGEAEANRDATIRSAQANQEGQTAKYIADTKVAESNRDYEMKVAEYTASVNQKKAEADLAYDLQKFKTNQAVKAEEIAVQVVEKTKQIEVQEKEIARREKELNASVQKPADAERYRIETLAAAEKYRLQTEAAGEAEATKVTGFAQADANKAKGLADADIIKAQGESTAQAMARKAEAWKQYNEAAIAQMLIEKLPDIARAIAEPLSKTEKIVIINSGDGGAGASKVTRDVTQIIAQLPPVIESLTGLKFEEILNRIPNINKERQKTDGK, from the coding sequence ATGGAGGGCTTAGGGATCAGTTGGCCGTTGGCGATTTTTGCCGGGATTGTCGTCATCATGCTTTTTTTCATCGTTATTTCCCGGCGCTACGTCAAAGTCGGCCCCAACGAAGTTCTGGTCATTTCCGGCATTAAACACAGAATAAAAGACGATTTCGGCAACAAGCTCACGGTCGGCTACCGGCTGGTCAAAGGGGGCGGCACCTTCGTCATCCCGGTTTTCGAGCGGGTGGATCATCTTTCACTGGAAATTTTTACATTGGACGTCTCCACACCGGAGGTTTACACCAAGCTGGGGGTCCCTGTTTTGGTGGACGGCGTGGCCCAGATTAAAGTCAAAGGGGACGACGTTTCCATCCGCACCGCCTCCGAGCAGTTTTTGTCCAAGGGAAAGCAGGAGATAATGAACATAGCCCTGCAGACGTTGGAAGGCCACCTGCGCGCCATTTTGGGCACGATGACCGTGGAGGAAATTTATTCCAACCGGGATGCCTTTGCCCAACGAGTACAGGAAGTGGCGGCTTCCGATCTGGCCAACATGGGGTTGACCATCATCTCCTTCACCATCCGGGATATCAAAGACAAGCAGGGGTACCTCGAAGCGCTGGGAAAACCGCAGATCGCGCAGGTCAAAAAGAACGCCGTCATTGGGGAAGCAGAAGCCAACCGGGATGCCACCATCCGTTCCGCCCAAGCCAATCAGGAAGGGCAGACCGCCAAATACATTGCGGATACCAAAGTGGCTGAATCGAACCGGGATTATGAGATGAAGGTGGCGGAATACACGGCCTCCGTCAACCAGAAGAAAGCCGAAGCAGACCTCGCCTATGACCTGCAGAAATTCAAAACCAACCAGGCGGTGAAAGCAGAAGAAATCGCCGTGCAGGTAGTGGAGAAAACCAAGCAAATCGAAGTGCAGGAAAAGGAAATCGCCCGCCGTGAAAAGGAATTGAACGCCAGCGTCCAGAAACCGGCCGATGCGGAACGCTACCGGATTGAAACCTTGGCGGCGGCCGAAAAATACCGGTTGCAGACCGAGGCGGCCGGGGAGGCGGAGGCGACCAAGGTGACCGGCTTTGCCCAGGCGGACGCCAACAAGGCCAAAGGGTTGGCGGATGCGGATATTATCAAAGCGCAGGGGGAATCGACCGCGCAGGCAATGGCCCGAAAGGCAGAGGCCTGGAAGCAATACAACGAGGCCGCCATTGCCCAGATGCTGATAGAAAAACTGCCGGACATTGCCCGGGCGATTGCCGAACCCTTGTCCAAAACAGAAAAGATTGTGATTATCAACTCCGGGGATGGCGGCGCAGGGGCATCCAAGGTAACCCGGGATGTCACCCAGATTATCGCCCAGCTCCCCCCTGTGATTGAATCCTTGACCGGGTTGAAGTTTGAGGAAATTTTGAACCGGATTCCCAACATCAACAAGGAAAGGCAAAAAACTGATGGAAAGTAG
- a CDS encoding PspC domain-containing protein — MRLKKLYRSRSDCRLAGVLGGLGEYFEVDPTLIRLAYVVFTLTTGFFPGIIGYLLAILIIPKEPLTLPTPAVNPTSPPAVAG, encoded by the coding sequence ATGCGCTTGAAAAAACTGTATCGGTCCCGCAGCGATTGCCGTTTGGCCGGAGTTTTGGGCGGGTTGGGGGAATACTTTGAGGTGGACCCGACGCTAATCCGTTTGGCCTATGTTGTTTTCACCCTTACCACGGGTTTCTTCCCTGGCATCATCGGCTATCTTTTGGCTATTCTTATAATTCCGAAAGAACCCTTGACCCTTCCGACGCCGGCTGTCAATCCGACCTCCCCTCCGGCGGTGGCGGGTTAA
- a CDS encoding PspC domain-containing protein — MGKLYRSRKDAKLAGILGGLAEHLSVDSTLIRLVFVVMAIASFGLMALLDIVAIFIFPKEPQSTLQTGI, encoded by the coding sequence ATGGGCAAGCTGTACCGTTCGCGGAAGGATGCCAAGCTGGCCGGAATATTGGGGGGATTGGCGGAACATTTGAGTGTCGATTCCACCTTGATCCGATTGGTCTTTGTTGTGATGGCCATTGCCAGCTTTGGCTTGATGGCCCTGCTCGATATTGTGGCGATATTCATTTTTCCAAAGGAACCGCAAAGCACCCTTCAGACGGGGATTTAA
- a CDS encoding PspC domain-containing protein, which produces MRKLYRSEKDKWIGGVLGGLGEYLGVDSTLLRLAFIVFCLATGGVPGIIGYILAVIIIPKPPASSQTLSSTATEGGSTPMTETASSQNPTRPNNPSMVVGFILVGLGILFLFNNFIDIHWHLFWPAVLIVIGLVLLGKALTGEKKG; this is translated from the coding sequence ATGCGCAAACTGTACCGGTCAGAAAAGGACAAATGGATTGGCGGTGTATTGGGAGGGCTGGGGGAATATCTGGGAGTGGACTCCACCCTGTTGCGTCTGGCCTTTATCGTTTTCTGCTTGGCCACCGGCGGAGTGCCGGGGATTATCGGCTACATTCTGGCCGTCATTATCATTCCAAAACCGCCTGCAAGTTCCCAAACCCTATCTTCAACTGCCACGGAAGGAGGTTCGACACCAATGACGGAGACCGCTTCATCTCAAAATCCAACTCGCCCTAATAATCCTTCGATGGTAGTCGGCTTTATTCTTGTCGGCTTGGGCATTTTGTTTTTATTTAACAATTTTATCGATATCCATTGGCATTTGTTTTGGCCAGCAGTTTTGATTGTGATTGGCCTCGTGCTTTTGGGCAAGGCCCTAACTGGGGAAAAGAAGGGCTGA
- a CDS encoding alpha/beta hydrolase, which translates to MPHLELSGQRFFYFERGIEGTPLLFIHGAGGAHSNWLTLIKQLHPRRCITLDLPGHGLSSGNGCDTIEEYAEIVKSFVTSLLPNTKSVLVGHSMGGSIATCFASRNPNLADALVLVSSGFSPPSLPPSQVPSKEEICRMLYAKEELVHECMKQRLFMLDRPEVLLKDLQANSRFDYSKYKLNENLPKFVLTGEKDRRITPKAAQMAAKFLNVTLEIIPDCGHMPMIEKPKQTSEAIRRFLDGNVL; encoded by the coding sequence ATGCCGCACCTTGAGCTTTCCGGACAGCGTTTTTTTTATTTCGAGCGCGGAATTGAAGGAACGCCACTCTTATTCATCCACGGCGCCGGAGGGGCGCATTCCAACTGGCTGACACTGATTAAACAACTACACCCTCGCCGCTGCATAACTCTTGATTTGCCCGGCCATGGTTTGAGCTCCGGCAATGGCTGTGATACGATTGAGGAGTACGCCGAAATCGTCAAAAGCTTCGTCACCTCGCTCCTTCCAAACACAAAATCGGTTCTTGTCGGCCATTCAATGGGTGGATCAATCGCAACTTGTTTTGCATCCCGAAACCCGAATTTGGCTGATGCCTTGGTTTTGGTTTCGAGCGGCTTTTCCCCTCCTTCCCTACCACCGTCCCAAGTGCCGAGCAAGGAGGAAATCTGTCGGATGCTGTATGCCAAGGAGGAACTCGTTCATGAATGCATGAAGCAGCGCTTATTCATGCTCGACCGGCCGGAGGTGCTATTGAAAGATCTGCAGGCCAACTCCCGATTTGACTATTCAAAATACAAATTAAATGAAAATCTTCCCAAATTCGTTCTAACCGGTGAAAAAGACCGCCGCATCACACCGAAAGCGGCTCAAATGGCCGCCAAGTTCTTAAACGTTACCCTTGAGATTATTCCGGACTGCGGGCATATGCCAATGATTGAAAAGCCCAAGCAAACGTCCGAAGCAATCCGGCGATTCCTGGATGGAAACGTCTTGTAA
- the rpmA gene encoding 50S ribosomal protein L27: MAHKKGVGSSKNGRDSHGQRLGVKRFAGEAVLGGTILVRQKGTRIHPGENVGVGKDWTIFSKITGVVKYETKGERIFVSVHP, encoded by the coding sequence ATGGCACATAAGAAAGGTGTAGGCAGTTCAAAAAACGGGCGCGATTCTCACGGCCAGAGATTGGGAGTAAAACGGTTTGCCGGAGAGGCGGTTTTGGGCGGAACCATTCTGGTCCGCCAGAAGGGGACCCGCATTCACCCGGGCGAAAACGTGGGGGTCGGCAAGGACTGGACCATCTTTTCCAAAATCACCGGCGTGGTGAAATACGAAACCAAAGGGGAACGCATTTTCGTTTCCGTCCACCCATAA
- a CDS encoding Nramp family divalent metal transporter, translated as MTAKELYEKLISGPDVLTPVPQKVPEGRYRIFAFMGPAFLVSVGYMDPGNWGTDIAAGSDFGYKLLWVLLLSNLMAILLQTLAAKLGIVTGLTLAENCRKHYSRPMALFLWFTAEAACMATDLAEFLGAALGFYILFKIPMFPAALLTGVAVFLILALERLGYRKVEYAILGMVATIGICYVIEVWLASPDWGQIAYHTFVPQIDGKSIYVAIGMIGATVMPHNVFLHSGVIQTRLWAKDHAFKKDLFRFSFLDALFALNGAWFINSAMVIMSAAVFFQNGIPVQSIEEAHQTLTPLLGGLSSMAFAIALLCSGLSSSVTGTLAGQIVIQGFLKIRISLWMRRLITMIPALVVIYMGVNSIKVLVLSQVVLSFQLPFTIIPLILFTRKKEIMGEYANRWWVNILAYVSATIIIGLNIYLLYQIFTGDF; from the coding sequence ATGACGGCGAAAGAACTGTACGAGAAGCTGATATCCGGCCCGGATGTTTTAACGCCGGTGCCGCAAAAGGTGCCGGAGGGGCGCTACCGGATTTTTGCCTTTATGGGGCCTGCTTTTCTCGTCTCGGTCGGCTATATGGACCCCGGCAACTGGGGGACGGACATTGCCGCCGGCTCCGATTTCGGCTACAAGCTTCTCTGGGTACTTCTACTTTCCAATTTGATGGCGATTTTGCTGCAGACCTTGGCTGCCAAGCTGGGGATTGTCACCGGCTTGACCCTGGCGGAAAACTGCCGCAAGCATTACTCCCGCCCGATGGCTTTGTTTTTGTGGTTCACGGCCGAAGCGGCCTGTATGGCCACCGACTTGGCCGAGTTTTTGGGGGCCGCTCTGGGGTTTTACATTTTGTTCAAAATCCCGATGTTCCCGGCTGCTCTGCTCACCGGTGTGGCGGTCTTTTTGATTTTGGCCTTGGAACGACTGGGTTACCGCAAGGTGGAGTACGCTATTTTGGGGATGGTGGCGACCATAGGCATCTGCTACGTCATCGAGGTCTGGTTGGCTAGTCCGGACTGGGGTCAGATTGCCTACCATACCTTCGTGCCACAGATCGACGGCAAAAGCATTTATGTGGCCATCGGGATGATAGGAGCCACGGTGATGCCCCACAACGTCTTTCTGCATTCCGGGGTGATTCAAACCCGTTTGTGGGCCAAGGACCACGCTTTCAAAAAGGATCTATTCCGATTCTCTTTTTTGGATGCCCTCTTTGCCCTGAACGGCGCCTGGTTTATCAATTCGGCAATGGTCATAATGTCGGCCGCCGTGTTCTTTCAAAATGGTATTCCGGTACAGTCTATTGAGGAGGCACACCAAACCTTGACTCCGCTTTTGGGGGGGCTTTCTTCGATGGCTTTTGCCATCGCCCTGCTTTGCTCCGGTTTGTCTTCGTCCGTCACCGGAACTTTGGCAGGACAAATTGTGATTCAGGGGTTTTTGAAAATTCGAATTTCACTCTGGATGCGGCGGCTGATTACGATGATTCCGGCTTTAGTCGTGATTTATATGGGGGTGAATTCCATCAAGGTTTTGGTTTTAAGCCAGGTGGTGCTTTCTTTTCAATTGCCGTTTACCATTATTCCCCTGATCCTGTTCACCCGCAAAAAGGAGATAATGGGAGAATACGCCAACCGCTGGTGGGTGAATATCCTGGCGTATGTTTCCGCCACTATCATCATCGGTCTTAATATCTATCTTTTGTATCAGATTTTTACCGGGGATTTTTAG
- a CDS encoding metal-dependent transcriptional regulator has translation MKASGKATITQEDYLKTIWELSQEGGSSSGSKIAAELGVTPPAVSLALRRLAKEGYLRLGKDGKISLTLNGRKTAEDLIIRHRLIEKLLAEVLGMEWYKVHEEAEKLEHSVSPEMEERLFKLFGRHGTCPHGNPLGKAALRKIENAVLLFDASAGLEATVVRIYEKDRTFLEYLDSLGIIPQGNLEVLEKMPDETLKLKISGRAVTLGKKASTRIWVEPKK, from the coding sequence ATGAAGGCCTCCGGCAAGGCGACCATCACGCAGGAGGATTATTTGAAAACCATCTGGGAGCTTTCCCAGGAGGGGGGAAGCTCCTCCGGTTCCAAGATTGCGGCTGAACTGGGGGTCACCCCGCCGGCGGTCTCACTAGCTTTGCGGCGGCTGGCCAAGGAGGGATACTTACGGCTTGGAAAAGATGGAAAAATTTCGCTGACTCTGAATGGACGTAAAACGGCCGAGGATTTAATCATCCGCCACCGGCTCATCGAAAAATTGCTGGCCGAAGTGTTGGGGATGGAATGGTACAAGGTGCACGAGGAAGCGGAAAAGCTGGAGCACTCCGTTTCACCCGAAATGGAAGAGCGGCTTTTCAAGCTGTTTGGACGGCACGGCACCTGTCCGCACGGCAACCCGCTGGGCAAAGCAGCCCTGCGCAAAATTGAAAATGCCGTTCTACTTTTTGACGCCTCCGCTGGACTGGAGGCAACCGTCGTTCGGATATACGAAAAAGACCGGACTTTCCTGGAATATCTCGACTCACTCGGAATTATTCCGCAGGGGAATCTCGAAGTCTTGGAAAAAATGCCGGATGAGACGCTCAAGTTGAAAATCAGTGGGCGGGCCGTGACGCTCGGTAAGAAGGCCTCCACCCGCATCTGGGTTGAACCAAAAAAGTAA